TTCCTCACCCGCGCGATGCTCCCGCTGCTCGAGGCCGCGGCCGGCGACGACGACCCGGCGCGCGTGGTCAACGTCGGCAGCATCGACGGACTGCACGTGCCACAGCTGCCCACCTACTCGTACTCGTCGAGCAAGGCCGCGGTGCACCAGCTGACCCGGCACCTGGCCAAGGAGCTCGGACCGCGGCGGATCACCGTCAACGCCGTCGCCCCGGGGCCGTTCGAGTCGAAGATGATGGCCGCCACGCTGGCCGCCCGCGGCGACGAGATCGCCGCCAGCTCGCCCCTGGGCCGCATCGGCCGTCCCGACGACATGGCCGGAGTCGTCGTCTACCTGGCCAGCCGGGCCGGCGCGTACGTCACCGGCGCGGTCATCCCGGTCGACGGCGGCCGCGCCACCACCCTCTGAGACACGACCCCTGCGGTTCGGGCGCTGCGGCTGCGCCGAGGACCCGCCTCAGGCCGAGTGGGCCGGACGGCGGCGCGGCGGGCGCTGCGCGGTCTGCGCGGGCACCCGGGCGAGGTGTGCCTCGGCCAGCGCCACCTGCCACGGCGAGCCGACCCGGCGGCCCTGCTCGCGGGCGGCGGCCCACCAGTCGCGCGCGGCCACGGTGTCGCCGGTCTGCTCGGCGATCCGGCCGAGCAGCTCGTCGTAGGCGCCCAGGCTGAAGGCCGCCGTCCCGAGGACCGCCTGCCGGCCGCGGAAGGGCAGCAGCCGCACCGTGGCCGTCGTCACCTCGGCCTCGTCGCCGAGGTGCAGCGCCGTCTCGGCCTGCAGCAGGACCAGCACGTCGCTGGCCCAGTCGCGGATCTGCGTGCGGCCCCAGCGGGCGCGCAGCCGGCGGGCCTCGGCCGGGTCGCCGGACTCCGCGGCGGCCAGCACGGCCATGAGCTGCGGCAGCGGGTTGCCCTCGTCGCCGGCCGCGACGAGCAGGTCGACCGCCTCGGGCAGCCGGCCGTCCGCGCGGCGCAGCGCGAACAGGTGCGCGGCGTGGGCGTGCCGCGCGTGCGGGGTGACCCGGCGGTAGAGCTCGTGGGCCTCGGTGGTCAGCTCCTCGGCGCGCGGGGCGTCGCCGGCCAGCCAGGCCGCGCCGGCCTGCTGCCACAGCACGTGCGGGCGCACCTCCGGTCCCGACAGGGCGGACGCCAGCCGCCGCCCCGCCTCCAGGTCGGCCTCGAAGCCGGCCCGGTCGGTGAGGTGCAGTCGGATCGCCGCCCGGTGCAGGCGGGCGTAGAACTCGGTGCGCCGCGCCAGCCCCCGGCCGGCCAGCGCCAGCGCCTCGTCGGTGGCGGCCAGCCGCAGCTCCGCGGCGCCCGGCCGGCCCCACACCGCCAGCGAGTAGTTGTTCAGCACCCGGCCCAGCAGCTCCGGGTCGCCGACGCCGCGGGCCAGCGCGACCGCCCGCTCGGCGTACCGGACGCCGCGCCGCGGGTCCTCGCTGAAGGCCAGCTCCACCCCGAGGGTGCCCAGCAGCCGCGCGGTGAGCCGGTCGCGCTCGGCGTCGTCGGAGTCCGGCGCGATCTCGTCGCGGTGCTCGAGCAGGTCCTCCAGCAGCGCCACCATCCCGGTGTCGACCACGCCGTGCGGCCGCCAGTTCTCCAGCGTGACCGACCCCCAGACGGCCGCCGACTCCAGCAGGCGGCGCCGGTCACCGAGCTCCTGGGCGACGGCGACGGCCTGGGCCACCACCTCCTGTGCCTCGGTGCGCCGGCCGCTGCGCAGCAGGTCGTTGCCCAGCGCGGTGAGCAGGTCGTGCCGCGTGCGGGCCGCGCCCGGCTGCGCCGGGTCGAGCAGCCGCAGCGCCCGCCGGGTGTGCGCGGCCGCCTCGCCGTCGGCCAGCCGGGCGCGGGCCACCGCGGCGGCGGCGGTCGACCAGCGCAGCGCCGGCCCCGGCCCGGTCACCGGCGCGGCCGCGACCGCGTGGTGCGCCAGCCGCTCGACCAGGGCGTCGTCGGCGCGGCCGCCGGGTGCGCGCTGCTCGAGGGCGGCGGCCAGCCGGGCGTGCAGGTGGGCCCGCCGCAGCGCCGGCAGGCCGTCGGCGAGCACCTCCTGCACGAGGGCGTGCGGGAACCGCCAGCTCCAGGGGGCGCCGCCCTCGACGAGCAGACCGGCGGCGACCGCGGCGTCCAGCGCCCCGAGCGCCGTCTCGGCCGGCTCCCCGGCGGCCTCCAGCAGGTCGAGGGGGACCTCGCGGCCGGCCAGGGCGGCCAGTTCCAGCACCGGGCGCGCGCCCGCGGGCAGCCGGGCGAGGCGGGTGCGCAGCACCTCGACCACCGACGGCGGCACCGGCACCCGCGTCACGTCGCCGGTGCCGCGCATCCACCGCGACAGCTCGACGACGAAGAAGGGGTTGCCGGCGGTGCGGTCGTGCACGGCCGCGGCCAGCGTCGGGTCGCCGTCCGCACCCGGCTGCGCGGCGAGCAGCCGGCCGACGTCGCCGGCGTCCAGGCCGCCCAGCGTCAGCGTGGTGACGGCGGGCTCGCGGGCCAGCCGGGCCAGGCCGTCGGCGACCGCGGCGGGCAGGTCCTCCCCGACGCTGCGCACCGTGGCGAGCACCAGCAGCGGCACCCGCGGCAGGTGGCGGGCCAGCAGGCCGAGCAGCTGCACCGAGGTGGCGTCGGCGCCCTGCAGGTCCTCCAGCACGACCAGCGCCGGGCGGGGGGAGGTGGCGGCGACCAGCCGGGCGCGCACGTCCTGGAACAGCCGGAAACGCGCGGCGTCGGCGTCGGTCCCGCCGTCCGCGGGCGCGACCGGGTCCTGGCCGAGCTGCTCGAGCACCTGCGTCCAGGGCCACAGCGGCGGGGCGCCACCGTCGTCGGCGCAGCGGCCCTCGGCCACCGACCAGCCGGCGGCGCGGGTCATCGCGACCACGGCCTCGGCCAGCCGGGTCTTGCCGATGCCGGCCTCCCCGCCCACGACGACGACGGCGGCCCGGCCGGCGGCGGCCTGCTCGGCGACCGCCCGCAGCCGGGACAGCTCGGCGCTGCGGCCGACCAGCGTCGCGTCGTCCGGGACGGCCAGCGGCGCCGGGGCCGGCGGGGGCGCGACCGACAGCACCGGCCGCGGCGTCCGGTGGGTCAGCCCCGGGTCCTGCCGCAGCACCGCCTGCTCCAGGTCGCGCAGCTCCGGGCCGGGGTCGATGCCCAGCTCGTCGCGCAGCAGGGCGGTGCAGCGGCGCAGCGCGTCGAGCGCGTCGGCCTGCCGGTCGGCGGCGTAGAGGGCGGTGACCAGCCGGGCCCACAGCCGCTCGCGCAGCGGGTGCTCGGCCACGAGGCGCTGCAGCTCCGGGACGGCGGCGTCGGCGCGGCCCACCCCGGTCAGCGCCTCGGCGCGGCGCTCGCGGCCGTGCACGTGCAGCTCGGCCAGCCGCAGCCGCTCGGCGGCACCCGGGCCGTCACCGAGCTCGGGCAGCGGCTCGCCGCGCCACAGCTCCAGCGCGCGGTCGAGGACGGACACGGCGCGGGCGGGGTCGCCGGTGTCGAGGGCGCGGTCGCCGTCCTCGACGAGCGCGGCGAAGCGCAGGCTGTCGAGGTCGGCGGCGTCGACCTGCACGAGGTAGCCCGGCGCGCGGGTCAGCAGGACGCGGGCGGCCTGCCGCGGCCCGCGCTCGGGCTCCAGCACGCGGCGCAGGTGGGAGACGTAGGCCTGCAGGGTGCCGGTGACCGTGGGCGGCGGCTCGTCGCCCCAGAGGGTGGCCACGATGCGGTCGACCGGCACCACCCGGCCGGCCTCGGCGAGCAGCAGGGCGAGCAGTGCGCGGGGCTTGGCGCCCCCGAGGTCGAGGGGTCGCCCGTCGGGGCCCGTGACCTCGAGGGGTCCGAGGACGCGGTACCGCACGGGCCGGATCCTGGCAGGTCCGCACGGGGAGCGGGAGGGGGCCGGGGTCGGCGGGAGGTGCCAAGCCGCCCGCAAGCCGAGGTCAAGCGGCCGCCGCCAGGGTCGGCGTCGTCCCGGCCGCCGTCCCGTCCGAGGGGTTCCCGCATGAGCGTTCCCGCCGACCCGATGCGGCGCCGGCTGCCCCGGAACCTGCGCCGGCGCGCCGCCGTCCCACCGGCCGCGCCCCCGTCGGGTTGGACGCCCCGACCCACCGCGTGCCCGCGCGACGATCAGCCTCCCTGATCGTCGAGCGTCCTCCCCGACGTCCCACGGTCCGGTAGGACGCGCCACGATCAGGTCCCCTGATCGCGGCGGGGCTCAGTCGGGCAGCAGGACGCCGGGGTTGCAGATGCCGCGCGGGTCCAGGCGCTGCTTGACCGCCCGCAGCACCTCGACGCCGAGCGGCCCGACCTCGCGCTCCAGCCACGGGCGGTGGTCGGCGCCGACGGCGTGGTGGTGGGTCAGCGTGCCGCCGGCGGCCAGCAGCGCGTCGGTGGCCGCCCGCTTGGCGGTGAGCCACTGCTGCAGCGGCAGGTCGTCGTCGCGGTCGGCGAGCACGGTGACGTACAGGGAGGCCCCGGTGGCGTAGCCGTGCGAGACGTGGCTCATCACCAGCGGCTCCCTCCCCGGGCGGCCCAGCGACCGGCGCAGTGCCGCGCGGACGGCGTCGTACACGGTCGGCAGCGCCGTCCAGGTGGCCGCGGTCTCCAGCGTCTCGACCAGCAGGCCGGCGTCCAGGAGGCGGTCGCGCAGGTAGGGGGCGGCGTACCGGTGCGCCCGCCACGACTCGCCGACCCGGCGGCCGACCGGGACGGCGCCGTGCTCGCCCAGCACCGGCACCGCCGCCCGGCGGCGGGCGCGCACCAGCGGCGGCAGCCCCTCCCAGCCGACGACGAGCAGGCAGCCCTCGGCCCGGCGGCGGGCGCGCAGCGAGCCGCGCAGCAGCCGGGCGCCGGTGCCGCCGGCGTTGAGCAGGTTGGCCCGGGTCTCGTCGGGGTCGGACAGCCGGACGACGTCGGGCAGCAGGTCGTGCCGCGCCAGCCGCTGCAGGCCGGCCAGCCCGTCGGCCCAGGTGCGGAACGACCAGCCCTCGTAGCGGGTGACCTGCGGCTGCGGCCGCACCCGCAGCCGCAGCTCGGTGACGACGCCGAGCGCGCCCTCCGACCCCAGCGCCAGGCCGAGCAGGTCGGGCCCGGCCGCGGACGCCGGCGGGGAGCCCAGCTCCAGCACCCCGGACGGCGTGGCCAGCGTCAGCCCGGCCACCAGGTCGTCGAAGCGGCCGACGCCGGTGGAGGCCTGCCCGGCCGAGCGGGTCGCCGCGTAGCCGCCGAGGGTGGCGAACTCCCAGCTCTGCGGCAGGTGCCCCAGCGTCAGGCCCTGCCGGCCGAGCGTCTCCTCCAGGGCCGGGCCGCGCAGGCCGGGGCCCACGGTGACCAGCGAGGAGGCGATGTCGACGTCGACGACCGACGCCATGCGCCCGAGGTCCACCGACACCGACGGCCGGTCGTCGGGGTCGGTGCCCGACAGGCCGCCGACGACGCTGGTGCCGCCGCCGAACGGGACGACGACGACGTCGTGCTCGCTGCACAGCCGCAGCAGGGCGGCGGTCTCCTCGGTGGTCCCGGGCAGCACGACCGCGTCGGGTGCGTCGGAGGCGTCGCCCGCCCGCCGGCGGAGCAGGTCGAGGTAGCTCTTGCCGCCGGTGCGCCGCAGCCGGGTCTCGCGGTCGGTGTGCACGTGCTCCTCGCCGAGCAGGCCGGCCAGCGCCGCGCGGACGTCGCCGGGCAGGCGGGAGGGCGCCAGCCGGATCTCCGGGACGGCGATCGGCGGCGTGGGCCGCGGCGTCCAGCCCAGCTCCCTGACCAGGTGGCGGCGGGCGGCCTTGGGCAGCGCGGTGCCCAGGTCGGGGTCGGGCGCGAGCTCGAGACCGCCGTCACCGGAGTCCCCGTCCGCGCGGACGGTGGCCACGCGGGAGCTGCCGGGCCCCCACCCCTGGATGGTCAGTTCGGGCTGCTCGGGCACGGCTACAGTCTGCCGGTGCTGCGCTCCGGAGCCGTTCCGTGAGCGGTGGTGCCGATCTCACCGCGGCCCGCCGCGCGGCCGACCTCGAGGCGCTGACCGGCGGGGACGTCGACGTGGTGGTGGTCGGCGGGGGAGTGACCGGCGCGGGCGTCGCCCTCGACGCGGCGGCCCGCGGGCTGTCGGTGGTGCTGCTCGAGCGGGCCGACCTCGCCAGCGGCACCAGCCGGTGGTCGAGCAAGCTGGTGCACGGCGGGCTGCGCTACCTGGCGCACGGCGAGGTCGGCCTGGCGCGGGAGAGCGCCCGCGAGCGCGCCGTCCTCATGACCGCCACGGCGCCGCACCTGGTGCGGCCGCTGCCCTTCCTCGTGCCCGACGCCGCCGGCCGCGACGTCAGCGCCCTCGGCGCGCTCGGCGGCCGGCTGGGCGACGCGGTGCGCTCCTCGGTGCGCGGCGGCCGGCGCTCGCTGCCGCGCACCCGCCGGGTCGGGCCGGCGGAGGTCGCGCGGCTGACCCCGGCGGTGCGGCCCGGCGGCGGGGGAGCGGTGTTCTGGGACGGGCAGCTCGCCGACGACGCCCGGCTCGTGGTCGCGCTGGCCCGCACCGCCGCCGCACACGGCGCGCGGGTGCTGACCGGGGCCCGCGTCACCGGCGTCGACGGGCGGGAGGTGGCCGCGCTCGTCGACGGCTCGCCCGTGGTGGTCCGGGCCGGCGCGGTGGTCAACGCGACCGGCGTCTGGGCGCAGGCGCTCGCGCCGGGCATCCGGCTGGCGCCCTCGCGCGGCTCGCACCTGGTCGTCCGCGCGGGCCGGCTCGGGGACCCGGCCGCCGCGCTCACCGTGCCGCTGCCCGGCTCGCGGTCCCGGTTCGTCTTCGCGCTGCCCCAGCCCGGCGGGCTGGTGCACCTCGGCCTCACCGACGAGCCGGTGACCGGGCCGGTGCCCGACGACGACCCGCTGCCCGGCGACGCCGAGGTCGAGCAGCTGCTGACGACGGTCAACCGGGTGCTGGCCGAGCCGCTGACCCGGGACGACGTCGTCGGCGCGTACGCGGGGCTGCGCCCGCTGGTGCTGCCGGAGCCGGCCGGCGCCGGGCCCGGGGACGCCACCGCGGACCTCTCGCGCCGGCACCTGCTGCGGGAGGACGGACCGGTCCTGTCCGTCGTCGGCGGCAAGCTGACCACCTACCGGGCGATGGCCGAGGAGACGGTGGACGCCGTCGTCACGCGCCTGGGCCGGGGTGCCCGGCGCTCCCCGACCGCCCGGCTGCCGCTGGTGGGCGCGGCGTCGCCCGCCGCGCTGGCGCGGGTGGACGCCCCCGCCCGGCTGGTCGCCCGCTACGGCACCGAGGCGCCGCGGGTGGCCGCGCTGGGCACCGAGGCGCTGGTCGAGGGCCGGCCGGAGACGGTGGGGGAGCTGCGGTTCGGGGTGCTGGCCGAGGGTGCCCGCAGCGTGTCCGACCTGCTCGACCGCCGGGTGCGCCTCGGCCTGGTGCCCGCCGACCGCGCCGCCGCCGTCCCCGCCGCCGAGGCGGTCCTCGAGGAGGCGTGGGGCAGGTCAGGCGTGGCCGAGGGCCGCGGGGACGAAGGCGTGCGCCGGGTAGACCTCCGGGGGGGTCGGTGATGCCGATCCCCGGCATCACGGGTCCGAGCTGCTCCCCGGAGCGCCGGCACGACTCCTCGGATCCCCGGACGTCGACGACCCGGAAGCCGTCCGGGCCTGTCCCGCGGCGTGGACCAGGAGCCCGCCCACCGGCCAGTCGCCCGGCCGTTCCATGCGGCCCTCACCCCCTTGAGCCGGCGGACCGCCTCCCGGCGTGGTCGGCGCGCCAGCGGCGGTCCGGGGACGGCGTCCACCCGCTGGTGTCGCGTCGGAGCGTGCCGACCGGTAGGACGGGAGGAGGGACGCCGTCCCGGGCGCCCGACCACCGACGACGCGAGGACCCCACGTGACCGCCCCGACCCTCGACGTCGACCCGTGGACGGTCCGCGAGCCGCGCGTCGACCCCGAGGCGCTCGCCGTCAGCGAGTCCGTCTTCAGCCTCTCGAACGGCTACGTCGGGATCCGGGGGACGCTCGACGAGGTCGAGCCGCAGGCCGCGCGCGGCACCCACCTGTCCGGGGTCTACGAGTTCCACCCGCTGTCCTATCCCGAGGGCGGCTACGGCCAGCCCGAGCAGGGGGAGGCGCTGCTCACCGTCGCCGACGGCACGCCGCTGCGCCTGCTGGTCGACGGGATCCC
This region of Geodermatophilus bullaregiensis genomic DNA includes:
- a CDS encoding SDR family oxidoreductase, encoding MDLFDLTGKVAVVTGGTRGIGLMMARGLLQAGASVYVSSRKPDAGEQAAAELAQFGRVESIPADVSTEAECLRLAEEVGRREERVHVLVNNAGATWGEPFETFPASAWDKVLDLNVKAPFFLTRAMLPLLEAAAGDDDPARVVNVGSIDGLHVPQLPTYSYSSSKAAVHQLTRHLAKELGPRRITVNAVAPGPFESKMMAATLAARGDEIAASSPLGRIGRPDDMAGVVVYLASRAGAYVTGAVIPVDGGRATTL
- a CDS encoding AfsR/SARP family transcriptional regulator; translated protein: MRYRVLGPLEVTGPDGRPLDLGGAKPRALLALLLAEAGRVVPVDRIVATLWGDEPPPTVTGTLQAYVSHLRRVLEPERGPRQAARVLLTRAPGYLVQVDAADLDSLRFAALVEDGDRALDTGDPARAVSVLDRALELWRGEPLPELGDGPGAAERLRLAELHVHGRERRAEALTGVGRADAAVPELQRLVAEHPLRERLWARLVTALYAADRQADALDALRRCTALLRDELGIDPGPELRDLEQAVLRQDPGLTHRTPRPVLSVAPPPAPAPLAVPDDATLVGRSAELSRLRAVAEQAAAGRAAVVVVGGEAGIGKTRLAEAVVAMTRAAGWSVAEGRCADDGGAPPLWPWTQVLEQLGQDPVAPADGGTDADAARFRLFQDVRARLVAATSPRPALVVLEDLQGADATSVQLLGLLARHLPRVPLLVLATVRSVGEDLPAAVADGLARLAREPAVTTLTLGGLDAGDVGRLLAAQPGADGDPTLAAAVHDRTAGNPFFVVELSRWMRGTGDVTRVPVPPSVVEVLRTRLARLPAGARPVLELAALAGREVPLDLLEAAGEPAETALGALDAAVAAGLLVEGGAPWSWRFPHALVQEVLADGLPALRRAHLHARLAAALEQRAPGGRADDALVERLAHHAVAAAPVTGPGPALRWSTAAAAVARARLADGEAAAHTRRALRLLDPAQPGAARTRHDLLTALGNDLLRSGRRTEAQEVVAQAVAVAQELGDRRRLLESAAVWGSVTLENWRPHGVVDTGMVALLEDLLEHRDEIAPDSDDAERDRLTARLLGTLGVELAFSEDPRRGVRYAERAVALARGVGDPELLGRVLNNYSLAVWGRPGAAELRLAATDEALALAGRGLARRTEFYARLHRAAIRLHLTDRAGFEADLEAGRRLASALSGPEVRPHVLWQQAGAAWLAGDAPRAEELTTEAHELYRRVTPHARHAHAAHLFALRRADGRLPEAVDLLVAAGDEGNPLPQLMAVLAAAESGDPAEARRLRARWGRTQIRDWASDVLVLLQAETALHLGDEAEVTTATVRLLPFRGRQAVLGTAAFSLGAYDELLGRIAEQTGDTVAARDWWAAAREQGRRVGSPWQVALAEAHLARVPAQTAQRPPRRRPAHSA
- a CDS encoding FAD-binding oxidoreductase, producing the protein MPEQPELTIQGWGPGSSRVATVRADGDSGDGGLELAPDPDLGTALPKAARRHLVRELGWTPRPTPPIAVPEIRLAPSRLPGDVRAALAGLLGEEHVHTDRETRLRRTGGKSYLDLLRRRAGDASDAPDAVVLPGTTEETAALLRLCSEHDVVVVPFGGGTSVVGGLSGTDPDDRPSVSVDLGRMASVVDVDIASSLVTVGPGLRGPALEETLGRQGLTLGHLPQSWEFATLGGYAATRSAGQASTGVGRFDDLVAGLTLATPSGVLELGSPPASAAGPDLLGLALGSEGALGVVTELRLRVRPQPQVTRYEGWSFRTWADGLAGLQRLARHDLLPDVVRLSDPDETRANLLNAGGTGARLLRGSLRARRRAEGCLLVVGWEGLPPLVRARRRAAVPVLGEHGAVPVGRRVGESWRAHRYAAPYLRDRLLDAGLLVETLETAATWTALPTVYDAVRAALRRSLGRPGREPLVMSHVSHGYATGASLYVTVLADRDDDLPLQQWLTAKRAATDALLAAGGTLTHHHAVGADHRPWLEREVGPLGVEVLRAVKQRLDPRGICNPGVLLPD
- a CDS encoding glycerol-3-phosphate dehydrogenase/oxidase; this encodes MSGGADLTAARRAADLEALTGGDVDVVVVGGGVTGAGVALDAAARGLSVVLLERADLASGTSRWSSKLVHGGLRYLAHGEVGLARESARERAVLMTATAPHLVRPLPFLVPDAAGRDVSALGALGGRLGDAVRSSVRGGRRSLPRTRRVGPAEVARLTPAVRPGGGGAVFWDGQLADDARLVVALARTAAAHGARVLTGARVTGVDGREVAALVDGSPVVVRAGAVVNATGVWAQALAPGIRLAPSRGSHLVVRAGRLGDPAAALTVPLPGSRSRFVFALPQPGGLVHLGLTDEPVTGPVPDDDPLPGDAEVEQLLTTVNRVLAEPLTRDDVVGAYAGLRPLVLPEPAGAGPGDATADLSRRHLLREDGPVLSVVGGKLTTYRAMAEETVDAVVTRLGRGARRSPTARLPLVGAASPAALARVDAPARLVARYGTEAPRVAALGTEALVEGRPETVGELRFGVLAEGARSVSDLLDRRVRLGLVPADRAAAVPAAEAVLEEAWGRSGVAEGRGDEGVRRVDLRGGR